Proteins co-encoded in one Nonlabens agnitus genomic window:
- a CDS encoding DUF6088 family protein, whose protein sequence is MNITAYIKDKIASIDAGDAFTYDDLAISQGEFTAASKSLSRLVTAGTIKRYRKGVYYKPKQTDFGELRPSDTELLNIYLFEDNKQVAYITGVRLYNQFRLTTQVPNVVRIASFSKQVRGKVGNTMVRPAKSYVTVSKKNIPLLQVLDVAKDFKNIPDGDSSQILSFLKNRIAQFSAKDLERFTAFAKAYPPKVAALIGAIYEFMGLEKQSNALRENINALSTYTFGISKDLLPTINNWNIA, encoded by the coding sequence ATGAATATAACAGCATACATAAAAGATAAGATAGCTAGTATAGATGCAGGAGATGCATTTACATACGATGATCTTGCTATATCTCAAGGTGAGTTTACAGCTGCATCTAAGTCTTTAAGTAGGCTAGTTACTGCTGGTACTATAAAGAGATATAGAAAAGGTGTTTATTATAAGCCTAAACAAACAGACTTTGGCGAATTAAGACCTAGTGATACAGAACTGCTCAACATTTATCTTTTTGAAGATAACAAACAGGTGGCCTACATTACTGGAGTGCGCTTGTACAATCAATTCAGGCTGACCACTCAGGTTCCTAACGTGGTAAGAATTGCTAGTTTTTCAAAACAAGTACGTGGTAAGGTAGGAAACACGATGGTACGACCTGCAAAGAGCTATGTAACCGTTTCTAAAAAGAACATTCCATTACTACAGGTGCTCGATGTTGCAAAAGACTTTAAAAATATTCCTGATGGCGATAGCTCTCAAATTCTTTCATTTCTCAAAAATAGAATAGCTCAATTTTCGGCAAAAGATCTTGAACGTTTTACCGCTTTCGCGAAAGCGTACCCACCTAAAGTTGCTGCCTTAATAGGTGCCATCTACGAGTTTATGGGATTAGAAAAACAGAGCAACGCATTGCGTGAAAACATAAATGCTTTAAGTACCTACACCTTTGGGATTTCCAAGGATCTATTACCCACAATAAACAACTGGAACATCGCTTAA